Proteins encoded in a region of the Sphingopyxis sp. OAS728 genome:
- the cphA gene encoding cyanophycin synthetase, whose translation MSEAAPMHVIERSVYRGPHVYSARPMIRVRLDLGALETRPTDRLPGFAERLVERLPGLAAHGCSYGEPGGLVRRMKDGTWLGHVIEHVAIELQSRAGAQVTRGKTRAVKRQPGVYDILFCYADAESGLAAARAAIEIVADLLPPGLQAVEGLDRLASSLDLRPDDIGAITEALRRLAIANGLGPSTAALVAEARRRRIPVLRLDKASLVQFGTGSRQRRIRASVTGATSLIGAELAANKQKARLLLESIGVPVPRGGVVGSAADARAAASKLGWPVVVKPLDGNQGRGVSTGVADERQLDEAYARAAATGRRVIVEKQLPGTDHRILVVAGTVVAVAERVPASVAGDGTHSVADLIAAVNADPRRGAGHEAVLTRIRVDAALEDFLARGGRDLATVPAPGERVALRGTANLSTGGTAIDRTDDIHPDNAAIAVQAAAIVGLDVAGIDMMAPDISRSIRETGGGIVEVNAAPGLRMHIAPSEGSPRDVAKPIVASLLPKGSNSRIPIFAVTGTNGKTTTVRMVARILGEAGYRVGFTSTTGVYVEGRRQAAGDASGPKSARMILRNPMVDAAVLETARGGLLREGLGFDVCDVGAVLNISEDHLGNRGVETVEDLARVKSVVVQSVKRRGASVLNADDPLTVRMARRARGRIVWFAASAGAAERPPLAGHLAAGGMAVTHENETVMLYRDGERHAIVGTGALPSALGGAAEFNIWNALAATAIAAAYDIPLSAISAGLVSFQPSFEDSPGRLNIVDAHGVRILVDYAHNPAALDALAALLPKLRDPNGRILGVIGLPGDRRDSDLLNVGAQAAAMFDEIMFREGPDGRGRPRGAVNALMAEGALAAGKAPSAIHLLVDEEAATDLCLARAEPGDMIVLTPTDVDGIWARVQAFANSPAPLRRPPSQSPAAALG comes from the coding sequence ATGAGCGAGGCAGCACCGATGCACGTCATCGAACGCAGCGTCTACCGCGGTCCCCATGTCTACAGCGCCCGCCCGATGATCCGCGTGCGCCTCGATCTCGGCGCCCTCGAGACGCGTCCGACCGACCGGCTCCCCGGCTTTGCCGAAAGGCTCGTCGAGCGGCTTCCGGGCCTCGCTGCGCATGGATGCAGCTATGGCGAGCCCGGCGGCCTTGTCCGCCGGATGAAGGACGGGACATGGCTCGGTCATGTCATCGAGCATGTGGCGATCGAACTCCAGTCGCGCGCGGGCGCGCAGGTGACGCGCGGCAAAACCCGGGCGGTCAAGCGGCAGCCCGGCGTCTACGACATATTATTCTGCTATGCCGATGCCGAAAGCGGTCTCGCCGCCGCCCGCGCGGCAATCGAAATCGTCGCCGATCTGCTGCCCCCCGGATTGCAGGCTGTCGAGGGGCTCGACAGGCTTGCGTCGTCACTCGACCTGCGCCCCGATGACATCGGCGCGATCACCGAGGCCCTTCGCAGGCTCGCGATCGCGAACGGCCTCGGCCCAAGCACCGCCGCGCTCGTCGCCGAAGCCCGCCGCCGTCGCATCCCGGTCCTGAGGCTCGATAAGGCGAGCCTGGTCCAGTTCGGCACGGGGAGCCGTCAGCGCCGCATCCGCGCGAGCGTGACCGGCGCCACATCGCTCATCGGCGCGGAGCTCGCCGCGAACAAACAGAAAGCCAGATTGCTGCTCGAGAGCATCGGCGTCCCCGTGCCGCGCGGCGGTGTCGTCGGCTCCGCCGCGGACGCCCGTGCGGCGGCGTCGAAGCTCGGATGGCCGGTCGTCGTCAAACCGCTCGACGGGAACCAGGGCCGGGGGGTCAGCACGGGCGTTGCCGACGAACGGCAGCTGGACGAGGCCTATGCCCGCGCCGCCGCCACCGGCCGCCGCGTGATCGTCGAAAAGCAGCTGCCGGGAACCGATCACCGCATTCTGGTTGTCGCCGGCACCGTCGTCGCGGTCGCGGAGCGCGTTCCAGCAAGCGTCGCCGGCGACGGCACGCATTCGGTCGCCGATCTCATCGCAGCGGTGAACGCCGATCCACGCCGCGGCGCCGGACATGAGGCGGTTCTCACCCGCATCCGGGTCGATGCAGCTCTCGAGGATTTTCTCGCGCGCGGCGGACGCGATCTTGCGACCGTCCCGGCACCGGGAGAACGCGTGGCGCTGCGCGGCACCGCCAATCTTTCGACAGGCGGAACGGCGATCGATCGCACCGACGACATTCATCCGGACAATGCCGCAATCGCGGTGCAGGCCGCGGCGATCGTCGGGCTGGACGTCGCAGGCATCGACATGATGGCCCCCGACATTTCACGCAGCATCCGCGAGACAGGTGGCGGGATCGTCGAGGTCAACGCGGCGCCGGGGCTGCGGATGCATATCGCGCCGTCCGAAGGCAGCCCGCGCGACGTCGCAAAACCGATCGTCGCCTCGCTTCTCCCCAAGGGGTCGAACAGCCGGATACCCATTTTTGCCGTCACTGGCACAAATGGCAAGACGACGACGGTCCGGATGGTTGCGCGCATTCTCGGCGAGGCGGGCTACCGGGTGGGCTTCACGTCGACGACCGGGGTCTATGTCGAGGGAAGACGCCAGGCTGCGGGTGACGCCAGCGGGCCCAAAAGCGCGCGCATGATATTGCGCAACCCGATGGTCGATGCCGCAGTGCTCGAGACCGCGCGTGGCGGGCTGCTGCGCGAGGGGCTCGGGTTCGACGTCTGCGATGTCGGCGCGGTGCTCAACATCAGCGAAGATCATCTCGGCAACCGCGGCGTCGAAACGGTCGAGGACCTTGCGCGGGTAAAATCGGTAGTGGTCCAGAGCGTCAAGCGCCGCGGCGCCAGCGTGCTGAACGCCGACGATCCGCTCACCGTGCGAATGGCGCGCCGTGCGCGCGGCCGCATCGTGTGGTTCGCCGCGTCCGCGGGCGCGGCGGAGCGGCCTCCGCTCGCTGGCCACCTCGCCGCGGGCGGCATGGCGGTCACCCATGAGAACGAAACGGTCATGCTCTACCGCGACGGCGAACGCCACGCGATCGTCGGTACGGGCGCCCTCCCTTCGGCGCTGGGCGGCGCCGCGGAATTCAATATCTGGAACGCGCTCGCGGCGACTGCGATCGCGGCGGCCTACGACATTCCACTCTCCGCAATCAGCGCGGGGCTCGTGTCCTTTCAACCCAGCTTCGAAGATTCGCCGGGGCGCCTCAACATCGTCGACGCGCACGGCGTCCGCATCCTCGTCGACTATGCCCATAATCCGGCTGCGCTCGATGCACTCGCGGCGCTGTTGCCCAAGCTGCGCGATCCCAATGGCCGCATTCTCGGAGTGATCGGTCTTCCCGGCGACCGGCGCGACAGCGATCTCCTAAACGTCGGCGCGCAGGCGGCCGCGATGTTCGACGAGATCATGTTTCGCGAAGGGCCCGACGGACGAGGACGCCCGCGCGGCGCGGTCAATGCGCTGATGGCCGAAGGCGCCCTTGCCGCGGGCAAAGCGCCTTCGGCCATCCACCTGCTCGTCGACGAAGAGGCGGCGACAGATCTCTGCCTGGCGCGCGCCGAGCCGGGAGATATGATCGTCCTCACGCCGACCGACGTCGACGGCATCTGGGCACGCGTTCAGGCCTTCGCGAACAGCCCGGCGCCGCTGCGGCGACCGCCGTCACAGTCGCCGGCTGCCGCCCTTGGCTGA
- a CDS encoding isoaspartyl peptidase/L-asparaginase family protein: MADRPWSIVVHGGARSIPPEKAEAHRAGCRRAADAGAAVLQAGATAVVAARIAVCVLEDDPTFNAGRGSVPNLAGEIEMDAAIMDGASLGVGAVAAVRHIYNPIEAAAAMLAAEPILLVGPGAEDFARSRGVPCAGLPLAPAPSPGGGHDTVGCVAFDQAGHVAAATSTGGLAGTLPGRVGDAPLPGCGFYADDAVGGVSLSGDGEAIARALLGARVMRAMEEGHAGTAVNAIRAPMQRLAAEAGVIAIDAAGRIGMAHNSDHFAVAFADRNRAAAIAVLHETEWRKEMNHD; this comes from the coding sequence TTGGCTGACCGCCCCTGGTCGATCGTCGTTCACGGCGGCGCGCGGTCGATTCCGCCCGAGAAGGCGGAAGCGCATCGCGCGGGCTGCCGCCGCGCTGCGGACGCGGGCGCGGCGGTCCTGCAGGCTGGGGCCACCGCGGTCGTCGCGGCGCGGATCGCGGTCTGCGTCCTCGAGGACGATCCGACGTTCAACGCCGGCCGGGGCTCGGTCCCTAACCTTGCCGGCGAAATCGAGATGGACGCCGCGATCATGGACGGAGCCTCGCTCGGCGTCGGAGCCGTCGCGGCCGTTCGCCACATCTACAACCCGATCGAGGCGGCCGCGGCAATGCTCGCCGCCGAACCGATCCTTCTCGTCGGGCCGGGCGCCGAGGATTTCGCGCGCAGCCGCGGCGTGCCCTGCGCCGGGCTCCCGCTCGCGCCCGCCCCCTCCCCCGGCGGCGGCCACGACACCGTCGGCTGCGTTGCCTTTGATCAGGCCGGCCATGTTGCGGCTGCGACCTCGACCGGCGGTCTCGCCGGCACACTCCCCGGCCGCGTCGGGGACGCCCCGCTTCCCGGCTGCGGCTTCTACGCCGACGACGCGGTGGGCGGCGTATCGCTCTCGGGCGATGGCGAGGCGATCGCCCGCGCGCTGCTCGGCGCGCGCGTCATGCGCGCGATGGAAGAAGGGCATGCGGGCACGGCCGTGAACGCGATACGTGCCCCGATGCAACGGCTTGCCGCCGAAGCCGGCGTGATCGCGATCGATGCTGCGGGACGGATCGGCATGGCGCACAACAGCGATCATTTCGCGGTCGCGTTCGCCGACCGGAACCGTGCCGCCGCGATTGCCGTCCTGCATGAGACCGAATGGAGAAAGGAAATGAATCATGACTGA
- a CDS encoding cyanophycinase, producing the protein MTDRTGALIAIGGHEDKDGDRVILRAVAERLQGGKLVIATVASHEPEGYFEAYRQAFSGIGVTDLVELYLDEREDTLDPTRQQLIASAAGIFFTGGDQLRIVSQMGETPLEELVRDLHARGGVVAGTSAGASAQSETMLVRGNGAESYRIGDLHLAPGLGLLSDVIIDQHFAERGRIGRLLGAIAHNPRLLGIGIDEDSAIIVEGRCFNVIGSGAVTIVDAGAVTHSNIAEAAPDRTLSLHHVVLHALSAGDRFDLDARQPLPGPVDPGKAEDKALS; encoded by the coding sequence ATGACTGACCGCACCGGGGCCCTCATCGCGATCGGCGGACATGAGGACAAGGACGGCGACCGGGTCATTCTCCGCGCGGTCGCCGAGCGACTTCAAGGCGGCAAGCTCGTCATCGCCACCGTCGCAAGCCACGAGCCCGAGGGCTATTTCGAGGCCTATCGCCAGGCATTCAGCGGAATCGGCGTGACGGACCTTGTTGAGCTGTATCTCGACGAGCGCGAGGACACGCTCGACCCCACACGCCAGCAACTTATCGCTTCGGCCGCAGGAATATTCTTCACCGGCGGCGATCAGCTGCGCATCGTGAGCCAGATGGGCGAGACGCCGCTCGAGGAGCTCGTGCGCGACCTGCACGCACGCGGCGGCGTGGTGGCGGGCACATCGGCCGGCGCGTCGGCGCAAAGCGAGACGATGCTCGTACGCGGCAACGGCGCCGAATCCTATCGCATCGGCGACCTCCACCTGGCGCCGGGCCTCGGGCTGCTGTCCGACGTCATCATCGATCAGCATTTCGCCGAGCGGGGACGCATCGGGCGGCTGCTCGGCGCGATCGCGCACAATCCCCGGCTCCTCGGCATCGGCATCGACGAGGACAGCGCGATCATCGTCGAGGGACGCTGCTTCAATGTCATCGGCTCGGGGGCGGTAACCATCGTCGATGCCGGAGCGGTCACCCATTCGAATATCGCGGAAGCCGCACCCGACCGCACGCTTTCGCTGCACCATGTGGTGCTGCACGCGCTCAGTGCCGGCGACCGATTCGATCTCGATGCCCGGCAGCCGCTGCCCGGGCCCGTCGATCCTGGCAAGGCCGAGGACAAGGCGCTAAGCTAG
- the gntA gene encoding guanitoxin biosynthesis heme-dependent pre-guanitoxin N-hydroxylase GntA, whose translation MLSPTDDQTHPLARRFAEFIRDTNFPCVGAKSALARNQIRFVVGRDLRSAWDDLRIYPNLLDLAWSYSREPSLFHSLVVLFEKDSGLDEAGFEACLWERLASLSHKDDWHGQEPDPRVSNDPDDPHFSLSFGGEAFFVVGLHPRASRPARRFERPALVFNLHDQFEQLRSRGLYDKMRAAIIARDVALAGEPNPMLAVHGTISEARQYSGRAVGEEWTCPFAGRETGLRRGDRITGRAR comes from the coding sequence ATGCTTTCCCCGACCGACGACCAGACCCATCCGCTTGCCCGCCGCTTCGCGGAGTTCATTCGCGATACCAACTTCCCGTGCGTCGGGGCAAAGTCCGCGTTAGCCCGAAACCAGATCCGGTTCGTCGTCGGCCGCGACCTCCGGTCGGCGTGGGACGACCTGCGTATCTATCCCAATCTCCTCGACCTCGCCTGGTCCTATTCGCGCGAACCTTCGCTCTTTCACTCGCTGGTCGTCCTTTTCGAAAAAGACAGCGGGCTCGACGAAGCGGGGTTCGAAGCGTGCCTGTGGGAGCGGCTCGCATCGCTCTCGCACAAGGACGACTGGCACGGCCAGGAGCCCGACCCCCGCGTCAGCAACGATCCCGACGATCCGCACTTTTCGCTGAGTTTCGGCGGCGAGGCCTTTTTCGTCGTCGGCCTGCATCCGCGAGCCAGCCGCCCCGCGCGGCGTTTCGAGAGACCCGCGCTCGTGTTCAACCTCCATGACCAGTTCGAGCAGCTGCGGAGTCGCGGCCTCTACGACAAGATGCGCGCGGCTATCATCGCGCGCGATGTCGCGCTCGCAGGCGAACCGAACCCGATGCTTGCGGTCCATGGTACCATCTCCGAAGCACGGCAATATTCGGGACGCGCTGTGGGCGAAGAATGGACATGCCCCTTCGCGGGCCGCGAGACGGGTCTGCGCCGTGGCGACAGGATCACGGGGCGAGCCCGCTAG
- a CDS encoding helicase-related protein encodes MAAQQFDRGSPRANDISEAPAATTAGDASGGARAPKSSAPLGYAALGLGDDNVASTACQIHAYLEQGNVLFLADDDRQAEALARAVEALGTAASVIFIPSSDALPGEDAPASPANIGQRVAALRALRGAAEEKGRHTCCILSGEAAAQPYSPPDAFETAPPTLKVGDALDTVAFAEMVEALGYVSDERVDEPGEVAIRGHVVDLFPADAGLPFRIELADGHIAAIRSFRADTQLMVEDVPCIAIGRASEPPLDTATSILAHLRPGFLMLTPKADGRRRRYIALARDAAARRGGALDAIDDAGWKAGLAAWRDRSADAIGHGVLPRFAESRSPLSAFARFAAPLLEDRAMLLIGSERDLRFLRPRLAKRLGIAVEPVADFGAALALPKGSIGSLVVPADRGFIGPKLLVVAAADLLGSRAILDPGDAIRPDALSLEHSDVRVGDLVIHEDHGVARIEGLELAPGESGGEMIALGFSGGARRLVAVADAGRIWRYGADADAVALDKLDGSGWPKRRAAISAAVEDVAAGLTTLAAERERIKAPVLDPDPARYERFVGGFAFNETADQERSFAAVRQDLTSGKPMDRLVIGDVGFGKTEVALRAAAMAAIAGYQVIVAAPTTVLVRQHLALFAKRFASIGVTVAGLSRLSSAAEKSAVKAGLADGSIDIVIGTGAVMGKSVVYRRLGLVIIDEEQKFGAADKARLRRDASVHQLSMSATPIPRTLQMALTGLRQVSLIATAPARRRPVRTSLDSFDATRIRTLLMREHGRRGQSFVVVPRIEDMGALADKLRRAVPELAIVEVHGKLPAKEADAIMVDFADGKGDILLATNIIEAGLDIPRANTMVVWRADRFGLAQLHQLRGRVGRGARRGQMVLLTDEGAKIAESTWKRLRTLAALDQLGAGFEISASDLDARGGGDLLGDTQAGHVKLIGAHLYQHLLGQALERARGDADDDWTPELNVGGAGMIPHEWVPDVNVRLPLYMRLARLASEPEIDAFEEELADRFGPLPPPAEQLLLHVRWRAMARAARIARIDAGKAGIALTPRGDFAGDPAAHGLRKRAGRWVLQGDFGADGAARVQALLEALSF; translated from the coding sequence ATGGCGGCGCAACAATTCGACAGGGGATCGCCGCGGGCGAACGACATATCGGAGGCGCCGGCCGCGACGACGGCCGGAGACGCGAGCGGCGGCGCGCGCGCGCCGAAATCTTCAGCGCCGCTGGGCTACGCCGCGCTCGGGCTTGGTGATGATAATGTCGCATCGACCGCCTGCCAGATCCATGCATATCTCGAACAAGGCAATGTCCTGTTCCTCGCCGACGATGACCGGCAGGCTGAAGCGCTCGCGCGCGCCGTCGAGGCACTCGGCACTGCGGCGAGCGTCATTTTCATCCCTTCGAGCGACGCCCTGCCCGGCGAGGACGCTCCGGCGTCGCCTGCCAACATCGGGCAACGCGTCGCCGCGCTTCGCGCGCTACGTGGCGCCGCCGAGGAAAAGGGGCGCCACACCTGCTGCATCCTGAGCGGCGAGGCGGCCGCGCAGCCTTATTCGCCGCCGGACGCGTTCGAAACCGCGCCGCCGACGCTGAAGGTTGGCGACGCGCTTGACACGGTGGCCTTCGCTGAGATGGTCGAAGCCCTCGGTTATGTCAGCGACGAACGCGTCGACGAGCCAGGGGAGGTCGCCATCCGCGGCCATGTCGTCGACCTTTTCCCGGCCGATGCCGGGCTTCCATTCCGTATCGAACTCGCCGACGGTCATATCGCAGCAATCCGCAGCTTTCGCGCGGACACCCAGTTGATGGTCGAGGATGTCCCCTGCATCGCCATAGGCCGGGCAAGCGAGCCCCCGCTCGATACCGCGACCTCGATCCTCGCGCATCTGCGTCCCGGGTTCCTCATGCTGACGCCCAAGGCCGACGGGCGGCGCCGTCGGTACATTGCGCTGGCTCGTGACGCCGCGGCGCGGCGAGGCGGCGCTCTGGACGCGATCGACGATGCCGGCTGGAAGGCAGGTCTGGCCGCCTGGCGCGACCGAAGTGCGGATGCGATTGGTCATGGCGTGTTGCCGCGGTTCGCCGAGTCGCGTTCGCCGCTTTCCGCCTTTGCCCGGTTCGCGGCGCCGTTGCTCGAAGACAGGGCCATGCTGCTTATCGGCTCGGAACGCGATCTGCGCTTCTTGCGGCCGCGGCTTGCAAAGCGGCTCGGCATCGCTGTCGAGCCGGTCGCCGACTTCGGCGCGGCGCTCGCGCTGCCAAAGGGTAGCATCGGCTCACTGGTCGTGCCCGCTGATCGCGGCTTCATTGGCCCGAAACTCCTCGTGGTAGCGGCCGCGGACCTGCTCGGCAGCCGCGCGATTCTCGACCCGGGCGATGCAATCCGGCCCGACGCCCTGTCTTTGGAGCATTCGGACGTCCGCGTCGGCGACCTTGTGATCCACGAGGATCATGGCGTCGCGCGTATCGAAGGGCTTGAACTGGCCCCGGGCGAGTCCGGCGGCGAGATGATTGCGCTGGGCTTCTCCGGGGGCGCCAGGCGTCTTGTCGCGGTAGCCGACGCCGGGCGTATCTGGCGTTACGGGGCCGACGCCGACGCGGTCGCGCTCGACAAGCTCGACGGAAGCGGTTGGCCGAAACGCCGCGCCGCGATCAGCGCCGCGGTCGAGGACGTTGCGGCAGGCCTCACGACGCTCGCGGCCGAGCGCGAGCGCATCAAGGCCCCCGTGCTCGACCCCGACCCAGCGCGCTATGAACGATTTGTCGGCGGCTTCGCCTTCAACGAAACCGCCGACCAGGAGCGAAGCTTTGCCGCTGTTCGCCAGGATCTTACAAGCGGCAAGCCGATGGATCGTCTCGTGATTGGCGACGTCGGCTTTGGGAAGACCGAAGTCGCGCTACGCGCGGCGGCGATGGCGGCGATCGCCGGCTATCAGGTCATCGTCGCGGCACCGACGACCGTCCTCGTCCGGCAGCATCTTGCCTTGTTCGCCAAAAGATTCGCTTCGATCGGCGTCACGGTAGCGGGTCTCTCTCGGCTGTCGAGCGCGGCCGAGAAGAGCGCGGTCAAGGCGGGCCTCGCCGACGGAAGCATCGACATCGTCATCGGCACGGGCGCCGTCATGGGCAAGTCGGTCGTCTACCGGCGCCTTGGACTGGTGATCATCGACGAGGAGCAGAAATTCGGCGCCGCCGACAAGGCGCGGCTTCGCCGGGATGCTTCGGTGCACCAGCTCTCGATGAGCGCAACGCCGATTCCGCGCACGCTGCAAATGGCGCTGACCGGCCTCCGCCAGGTTTCGCTCATTGCCACGGCCCCCGCCCGCCGCCGGCCAGTGCGCACCAGCCTCGACAGTTTCGATGCCACGCGGATCAGGACGCTACTGATGCGCGAGCATGGACGGCGCGGCCAGAGCTTCGTCGTCGTGCCGAGGATCGAAGATATGGGCGCGCTTGCCGACAAACTTCGCCGGGCGGTGCCCGAACTCGCGATCGTCGAGGTCCATGGCAAGCTGCCGGCGAAGGAGGCCGACGCCATCATGGTCGATTTCGCCGATGGCAAGGGCGATATCCTGCTTGCCACAAATATCATCGAGGCCGGGCTCGATATCCCGCGGGCCAACACCATGGTGGTGTGGCGCGCCGACCGGTTCGGGCTCGCGCAGCTGCACCAGCTTCGCGGCCGCGTCGGGCGCGGTGCACGGCGCGGCCAGATGGTGCTGCTGACCGACGAGGGCGCGAAGATCGCCGAATCGACATGGAAACGGCTGCGGACCCTGGCTGCGCTCGATCAGCTCGGCGCGGGCTTCGAGATCAGTGCCAGCGATCTTGACGCGCGCGGCGGCGGCGATCTACTCGGCGACACGCAGGCCGGCCACGTCAAATTGATTGGCGCCCATTTGTACCAGCATCTTCTGGGGCAAGCGCTCGAGCGCGCCCGCGGCGACGCGGACGACGACTGGACGCCGGAGCTGAATGTGGGCGGAGCCGGAATGATTCCGCACGAATGGGTGCCTGACGTGAATGTCCGATTGCCACTCTATATGCGGCTCGCACGCCTCGCATCCGAACCCGAGATCGACGCGTTCGAGGAAGAACTCGCCGACCGCTTCGGCCCGCTGCCGCCGCCGGCCGAGCAACTCCTTCTGCACGTTCGATGGCGCGCGATGGCCCGCGCCGCGCGCATTGCGCGGATCGACGCGGGCAAGGCCGGGATCGCGTTGACGCCGCGAGGAGACTTCGCGGGCGACCCGGCCGCTCACGGGCTTCGCAAGAGAGCGGGGCGCTGGGTTCTGCAGGGCGATTTTGGCGCGGACGGCGCGGCTCGTGTGCAGGCGCTTCTGGAAGCGCTGTCTTTCTGA
- a CDS encoding FAD-dependent oxidoreductase encodes MNSLDERSRSCWMSETEIAHDGTLKNDVACDVVIIGSGIAGLSTAYELVQRGKSVVVIDRGAIGGGMTARTTSHLASALDDYYSELVKVHGEDSARSYFRSQAAAIDRIEAICAAENADADFARVDGYLFPAHPDDEADLEEEFACCAQLGIPVSWEDSAPIAAFDTGRTIRFADQARIHPGRYLAALARAVRHGGGHLFPDTAYVGDEETDGKVEIETEAGFRIHAAAAVFATNSPVNDRVAIHTKQTPMRSYAIAGAVPAGSVTDALYWDTLEAYHYVRLQPLGNDRDLLIVGGEDHRTGEADDMNERFDALERWTRERFPAFGEPQYRWSGQVLEPIDFMPFSGRNPGNDNIYIHSGDSGQGITNGVAGALTIAALISGEPAPFAALFEPSRKPVTSRPSLANFIEGQLGAAKNFAEYLGPGEVASEDDLSPGEGAIIRKGLHKLAVYRGEDGTLSQRSAVCTHAGCLVHWNSLEMCWDCPCHGSQFAPDGAVLNGPATRPLAAADPD; translated from the coding sequence ATGAACAGCCTCGACGAACGAAGCCGCTCCTGCTGGATGAGCGAGACGGAGATCGCACATGACGGTACTCTCAAGAACGACGTCGCATGTGATGTCGTCATTATCGGCTCGGGCATCGCCGGGCTGTCGACGGCTTACGAGCTCGTTCAACGCGGTAAATCGGTCGTCGTGATCGACCGCGGCGCGATCGGGGGCGGGATGACGGCGCGCACGACATCGCATCTCGCCTCGGCGCTCGACGATTACTACTCCGAGCTGGTCAAGGTGCACGGTGAGGATTCGGCGCGAAGCTATTTCCGGAGCCAGGCAGCGGCGATCGACCGGATCGAAGCGATTTGCGCAGCGGAGAATGCCGACGCCGATTTCGCCCGCGTCGATGGCTATCTCTTTCCCGCCCATCCGGATGACGAGGCCGATCTCGAAGAAGAGTTCGCCTGCTGCGCGCAGCTTGGCATCCCGGTAAGCTGGGAGGACAGCGCTCCGATCGCGGCCTTCGACACGGGCCGCACGATCCGCTTCGCGGACCAGGCCCGCATCCATCCCGGGCGCTATCTCGCCGCGCTCGCCCGCGCGGTCCGGCACGGGGGCGGCCACCTCTTTCCTGATACCGCTTATGTCGGCGACGAAGAGACCGACGGCAAGGTCGAGATCGAGACCGAGGCCGGGTTCCGAATCCACGCCGCGGCGGCGGTGTTTGCGACCAACTCGCCGGTCAACGATCGGGTTGCGATCCACACCAAACAGACGCCGATGCGTAGCTATGCGATCGCCGGGGCGGTCCCTGCGGGCTCGGTGACCGACGCGCTCTACTGGGACACGCTCGAGGCCTATCATTATGTCCGCCTGCAACCCCTTGGCAACGACCGGGACCTGCTCATCGTGGGCGGCGAGGATCATCGCACCGGCGAGGCAGACGACATGAACGAACGGTTCGATGCGCTCGAGCGCTGGACGCGCGAGCGCTTCCCGGCCTTTGGCGAGCCGCAATATCGCTGGTCGGGGCAGGTGCTCGAGCCGATCGACTTCATGCCCTTCAGCGGCCGCAACCCGGGGAACGACAATATCTACATTCACAGCGGCGATTCGGGACAAGGCATCACCAACGGGGTTGCCGGCGCGCTGACCATCGCGGCGCTGATCAGCGGTGAGCCCGCGCCGTTCGCAGCGCTGTTCGAGCCGTCGCGCAAACCGGTCACGTCGCGCCCTTCGCTGGCAAATTTCATCGAAGGCCAGCTGGGCGCTGCGAAAAATTTCGCGGAATATCTCGGGCCCGGCGAAGTCGCTTCCGAAGACGATCTGTCGCCCGGCGAGGGCGCCATCATTCGCAAGGGGCTTCACAAGCTCGCGGTGTACCGCGGGGAGGACGGCACGCTATCGCAGCGCTCGGCCGTGTGCACCCACGCCGGATGCCTGGTTCACTGGAACAGCCTCGAGATGTGCTGGGATTGCCCCTGTCACGGTTCGCAGTTCGCCCCGGACGGCGCCGTGCTCAACGGGCCGGCCACCCGTCCGCTTGCCGCGGCCGATCCGGATTAG
- a CDS encoding CinA family protein, whose product MSAGPPNAAHIAALKQALRGTDLRIATAESCTGGQLAAVFAGDTELGPSLERGYVAYSLDAKCDMLGVDRADAERCEAVNPEVARAMADGALEQGRADIAVSVTGFCGPQQADEEVGLVYVATAARDGVEIEEHHFGDIGRPAVLEAAVGVALAMLADAARRLREREA is encoded by the coding sequence ATGAGCGCGGGCCCGCCCAACGCAGCCCATATCGCTGCGCTGAAGCAGGCGCTGCGCGGAACCGACCTCCGGATCGCCACGGCAGAAAGCTGTACGGGCGGGCAACTCGCCGCGGTGTTCGCGGGCGATACCGAGCTCGGACCCAGCCTCGAGCGCGGATATGTTGCCTACTCGCTCGATGCGAAGTGCGACATGCTCGGAGTGGACCGTGCCGATGCGGAGCGATGCGAGGCGGTCAATCCCGAGGTGGCCCGCGCGATGGCCGACGGAGCCCTCGAGCAGGGCCGGGCCGACATCGCGGTTTCTGTCACCGGCTTTTGCGGGCCGCAGCAGGCCGACGAAGAGGTAGGCCTGGTCTATGTCGCGACGGCCGCACGCGACGGGGTCGAAATCGAAGAGCATCATTTTGGCGATATCGGCCGGCCGGCGGTTCTCGAAGCCGCGGTGGGCGTTGCCCTCGCCATGCTTGCCGATGCGGCCCGACGGTTACGCGAGCGCGAGGCCTGA